The following are from one region of the Sandaracinus amylolyticus genome:
- a CDS encoding sporulation protein: MGLFDMFGVGGGRVAIQPQSQHVTAGGALAGVIGFQGGSRAQQVTKVTVKLVMEQAQTQMTQQGPRPTTSTREVVPAQTVTGPFTTTPGQVQQFAFNLQIPGGLPNTTPGQMKYRLVASADIDGEIDPGANVEIQVVGGTPVMASMPGQTMPPVPQIGMQVMAQWQDGNWHPAQIVAMQNGMIGVDWVNAALGQSSWVHPQQIQAQTGMPQMHAKPHSNNQQHDPHPMKKGVDVHPSKVGVDKHAPVAIGTHVFAQWQDGHWHPARVVAMQNGVYGIDWDDPKLGQSSWVQPHQVRAK; this comes from the coding sequence ATGGGCCTCTTCGACATGTTCGGGGTCGGTGGCGGACGTGTGGCCATCCAGCCGCAGTCGCAACACGTGACCGCGGGCGGTGCGCTCGCTGGTGTGATCGGGTTCCAGGGCGGCTCGCGCGCGCAGCAGGTCACGAAGGTGACCGTGAAGCTCGTGATGGAGCAGGCCCAGACGCAGATGACGCAGCAGGGTCCACGGCCGACGACGAGCACGCGCGAGGTCGTGCCCGCGCAGACGGTCACCGGGCCGTTCACGACCACGCCGGGGCAGGTGCAGCAGTTCGCGTTCAACCTGCAGATCCCGGGAGGACTGCCCAACACCACGCCGGGTCAGATGAAGTATCGGCTCGTCGCGTCGGCCGACATCGACGGCGAGATCGATCCCGGCGCGAACGTCGAGATCCAGGTCGTCGGCGGCACGCCGGTGATGGCGTCGATGCCGGGCCAGACGATGCCGCCGGTGCCGCAGATCGGGATGCAGGTGATGGCGCAGTGGCAGGACGGCAATTGGCATCCTGCGCAGATCGTCGCGATGCAGAACGGGATGATCGGAGTCGACTGGGTCAATGCCGCGCTCGGCCAGTCGAGCTGGGTCCATCCCCAGCAGATCCAGGCGCAGACGGGCATGCCGCAGATGCACGCGAAGCCGCACTCGAACAACCAACAACACGATCCCCATCCGATGAAGAAGGGCGTCGACGTGCACCCGTCGAAGGTCGGAGTCGACAAGCACGCTCCGGTCGCGATCGGCACGCACGTCTTCGCTCAATGGCAGGACGGGCACTGGCACCCTGCGCGTGTGGTCGCGATGCAGAACGGCGTCTACGGTATCGACTGGGACGATCCCAAGCTCGGCCAGTCGAGTTGGGTGCAGCCCCACCAGGTGCGCGCGAAGTGA
- a CDS encoding gamma-glutamylcyclotransferase family protein, whose amino-acid sequence MEHRVFVYGTLRRDHPNHGVIARARFDGPARGGDEVIEGELYTVDDALLAELDRFEDVPRLYRRERVVLEDGSEAEVYVAARVG is encoded by the coding sequence ATGGAGCATCGAGTCTTCGTGTACGGCACGCTCCGCCGCGATCATCCCAACCACGGCGTCATCGCGCGCGCCCGCTTCGACGGCCCGGCGCGCGGGGGTGACGAGGTGATCGAGGGCGAGCTCTACACCGTCGACGACGCGCTGCTCGCGGAGCTCGACCGCTTCGAGGACGTGCCGCGCCTCTATCGGCGCGAGCGCGTCGTGCTCGAGGACGGCTCCGAGGCCGAGGTCTACGTCGCAGCGAGGGTCGGATGA
- a CDS encoding DNA alkylation repair protein, giving the protein MTTANDAIAFFTARFEAEGDPERAASEKAYMKSELAFHGVPMAAIRSAARDFEKAHRDLDRAALRAIGDALFASGWFDLRHAAIALLERKRRVLAPDDLAWLVSLARDAAAWAHVDWLATKVIGAVLEAHPASSSIVETWARDEDVWVRRTALLAHLDVLRAGEGDFDRWRAIAEPMLDDRSFWIRKAIGWVLRDISRKRPALTETFLRANGSRCSGLTYREASKHLPSEVRAELDALRA; this is encoded by the coding sequence ATGACGACGGCGAACGATGCGATCGCGTTCTTCACCGCGCGGTTCGAGGCCGAGGGCGACCCCGAGCGCGCCGCGAGCGAGAAGGCGTACATGAAGAGCGAGCTCGCGTTCCACGGCGTGCCGATGGCCGCGATCCGCAGCGCGGCGCGCGACTTCGAGAAGGCGCATCGTGACCTCGATCGCGCCGCGCTCCGCGCGATCGGCGACGCGCTCTTCGCGTCGGGCTGGTTCGATCTCCGCCACGCCGCGATCGCGCTGCTCGAGCGGAAGCGGCGCGTCCTCGCGCCGGACGACCTCGCGTGGCTGGTCTCCCTCGCGCGCGACGCCGCCGCATGGGCCCACGTCGACTGGCTCGCGACGAAGGTGATCGGCGCGGTGCTCGAGGCGCATCCCGCGTCGTCGTCGATCGTCGAGACCTGGGCGCGCGACGAGGACGTCTGGGTGCGTCGCACCGCGCTCCTCGCGCACCTCGACGTGCTGCGCGCGGGGGAGGGCGACTTCGATCGCTGGCGCGCGATCGCCGAGCCGATGCTCGACGATCGATCGTTCTGGATCCGCAAGGCGATCGGCTGGGTGCTGCGCGACATCTCGCGCAAGCGTCCCGCGCTCACCGAGACGTTCCTCCGCGCGAACGGGTCCCGCTGCAGCGGGCTCACGTACCGCGAGGCGAGCAAGCACCTGCCGTCCGAGGTGCGCGCCGAGCTCGACGCGCTGCGCGCCTGA
- a CDS encoding MFS transporter, protein MSPIHTLRERIPDRNLWVVYLTTWVLATAYGLALATTPLVLIERHFTDGEIGATASWFGAGIVSFAIPSGWIIRRFSARRTLVVCILGYASMIALFPFLPELWQIGINRYLDGAFSVGVWVSCETLLLLRAPKEHKAFATSLYAIATGLGYFVGGGICWALVHVMSLGTVFVIAAIVAALSSLIALFRLEPDPPALHTTEAHHGAANARDWASLAWRIKTSSFATFCTGFFQASVVIFLPAYLHYVKHVPEEDTTLVTAVSAGGMLVISNVAGRFGDRIGHLFVLRALAIVGVLVLLSFVPLTSFPVMLAAVLVGGGSLASIPPLSLALQGAIAKPSEYARSNSIFNVFFATGLLSGPYLTGRVSESLGREAILYLFASLWTALIVLSLIFRKDDPATRR, encoded by the coding sequence TTGTCGCCGATCCACACGCTCCGCGAGCGCATCCCCGATCGCAACCTCTGGGTCGTCTACCTGACCACGTGGGTGCTCGCGACCGCCTACGGTCTCGCGCTCGCGACCACGCCGCTGGTGCTGATCGAGCGGCACTTCACCGACGGCGAGATCGGCGCGACCGCGTCGTGGTTCGGCGCGGGCATCGTCAGCTTCGCGATCCCCTCGGGCTGGATCATCCGGCGCTTCAGCGCGCGCCGCACGCTCGTCGTGTGCATCCTCGGCTATGCGTCGATGATCGCGCTCTTCCCGTTCCTGCCCGAGCTCTGGCAGATCGGGATCAACCGCTACCTCGACGGCGCGTTCTCGGTCGGCGTGTGGGTGAGCTGCGAGACGCTGCTGCTCCTGCGCGCGCCCAAGGAGCACAAGGCGTTCGCGACCAGTCTCTACGCGATCGCGACCGGCCTCGGGTACTTCGTCGGCGGCGGGATCTGCTGGGCGCTCGTGCACGTGATGTCGCTCGGCACGGTGTTCGTGATCGCCGCGATCGTCGCTGCGCTCTCGAGCCTGATCGCGCTGTTCCGCCTCGAGCCCGACCCGCCCGCGCTGCACACGACCGAAGCGCACCACGGCGCTGCGAACGCGCGCGACTGGGCCTCGCTCGCGTGGCGCATCAAGACCTCGAGCTTCGCGACGTTCTGCACCGGGTTCTTCCAGGCGTCGGTCGTGATCTTCCTGCCCGCGTACCTCCACTACGTGAAGCACGTGCCCGAGGAGGACACGACGCTCGTCACCGCGGTGTCGGCGGGCGGCATGCTCGTCATCTCGAACGTCGCGGGCCGCTTCGGCGATCGCATCGGTCACCTCTTCGTGCTGCGCGCGCTCGCGATCGTCGGCGTGCTCGTATTGCTCTCGTTCGTGCCGCTGACGAGCTTCCCGGTGATGCTCGCCGCGGTGCTGGTCGGCGGCGGATCTCTCGCGTCGATCCCGCCGCTCTCGCTCGCGCTCCAGGGTGCGATCGCGAAACCGAGCGAGTACGCGCGCTCCAACTCGATCTTCAACGTGTTCTTCGCGACGGGCCTCTTGAGTGGCCCCTATCTGACCGGGCGCGTGTCGGAGTCGCTGGGGCGCGAGGCGATCCTCTATCTCTTCGCGTCCCTGTGGACCGCGCTGATCGTGCTCAGTCTGATCTTCCGCAAGGACGATCCCGCGACGCGCCGCTGA
- a CDS encoding GH92 family glycosyl hydrolase, with amino-acid sequence MTREALTWALLLGLCGSLSACGDSDASSPDAGPADSGPVDAGPPPPSRPAATPLLQWVDPFIGTGGVGFNDIGSTYPGPAMPFGMIHPGPDTMNETGALVFTHCSGYAYGDRYIRAFSHTRMNGVGITDYGAVALMPTVGMSAERTTVLGHRSSYDKESEVASPGYYAVTLDEGDIHVELTSGLRAALHRYTFEAGSDATVLLDVAHALPEVRVDDGAITVLPETREFEGFVHFSGGYSDRFGGVRVYYVARFDRDFAAHGVWQAGALHEGETTRSGADVGGWARFDASSERVVNVAVGISFLDVARARANLEAEAADLDFDRMRAAAESEWESQLARVELEGRDDRDFRIFYTALYHALLMPTLATESDGRYRGLDGEEHVADGFTYYTDLSLWDTYRTFHPWATLLWRDRARDFAKSMIAMAEQHGSYPRWPLGTGETGGMLGDPAVIVLADTWQRGVRDWDVARAYELARVSADGDPPSGGRGVMEPYLRLGFVPIERAGASASKTMEYAYADDAVATLARAAGDDERAATYEARGRNYQNLWDPERELFIGRHEDGSWPDEVNERRWEDFYAEGNAWQYLWLAPHDVDGLAETMGGRDRMIERLAFFFEQSEAERRTIGPPAWYWHGNEPDLHAPYLFAALGDHARSARWAAWARRTFYGDTPEGLPGNDDGGTMSAWYLFASLGLYPMAGDDDFVLGTPLWTRAVVHLEGGDLVIEAPEASAHAVYARSMSWNGTTVEGTRIEHADIAAGGTLSFEMSASPE; translated from the coding sequence GTGACGCGCGAAGCACTGACGTGGGCGCTCTTGCTGGGCCTCTGTGGGAGCCTTTCCGCTTGCGGCGACTCCGATGCTTCGAGCCCCGATGCCGGGCCCGCGGACTCCGGGCCCGTCGACGCGGGCCCACCGCCACCCTCGCGTCCCGCGGCCACGCCGCTGCTGCAATGGGTCGATCCGTTCATCGGGACCGGCGGAGTCGGATTCAACGACATCGGCAGCACGTATCCGGGGCCCGCGATGCCGTTCGGCATGATCCATCCAGGGCCCGACACGATGAACGAGACCGGTGCGCTCGTGTTCACGCACTGCAGTGGATATGCGTACGGCGACCGCTACATCCGGGCGTTCTCGCACACGCGGATGAACGGAGTCGGGATCACCGACTACGGCGCGGTCGCGCTGATGCCGACCGTCGGGATGAGCGCGGAGCGGACGACCGTGCTCGGACATCGCTCGAGCTACGACAAGGAGAGCGAGGTCGCCTCACCGGGCTATTACGCGGTGACGCTCGACGAGGGCGACATCCACGTGGAGCTCACGAGCGGTCTGCGCGCGGCGCTGCATCGCTACACGTTCGAGGCGGGCTCCGACGCGACGGTGCTGCTCGACGTCGCGCACGCGCTGCCCGAGGTGCGCGTCGACGACGGTGCGATCACCGTGCTGCCCGAGACCCGCGAATTCGAGGGATTCGTGCACTTCTCGGGCGGCTACTCGGATCGCTTCGGCGGGGTGCGCGTGTACTACGTCGCGCGCTTCGATCGCGACTTCGCCGCGCACGGCGTGTGGCAGGCGGGCGCGCTGCACGAGGGTGAGACGACGCGCAGCGGCGCGGACGTCGGAGGCTGGGCGCGCTTCGACGCGTCGAGCGAGCGCGTGGTGAACGTCGCGGTGGGCATCTCGTTCCTCGACGTGGCGCGAGCGCGCGCGAACCTCGAGGCGGAGGCGGCCGATCTGGACTTCGATCGGATGCGCGCAGCAGCGGAGTCGGAGTGGGAGTCCCAGCTCGCGCGGGTGGAGCTCGAAGGACGCGACGACCGCGATTTCCGGATCTTCTATACCGCGCTCTATCACGCGCTCCTGATGCCGACGCTGGCGACGGAGTCCGATGGTCGATATCGGGGCCTCGACGGAGAAGAGCACGTCGCGGACGGATTCACGTACTACACGGATCTCTCGCTCTGGGACACGTATCGCACGTTCCATCCGTGGGCGACGCTCTTGTGGCGCGATCGCGCGCGTGACTTCGCGAAGTCGATGATCGCGATGGCGGAGCAGCACGGGAGCTATCCGCGCTGGCCGCTGGGCACCGGCGAGACCGGCGGAATGCTCGGCGATCCTGCGGTGATCGTCCTCGCCGACACCTGGCAGCGCGGAGTGCGCGACTGGGACGTAGCGCGCGCGTACGAGCTCGCGCGGGTGAGCGCGGACGGAGATCCGCCGAGCGGCGGGCGCGGCGTGATGGAGCCCTATCTGCGGCTCGGATTCGTACCGATCGAGCGTGCGGGCGCGAGCGCGTCGAAGACGATGGAGTACGCGTACGCCGACGACGCGGTCGCGACGCTGGCGCGCGCCGCGGGCGACGACGAGCGCGCGGCGACGTACGAAGCGCGCGGCCGCAATTACCAGAACCTGTGGGACCCGGAGCGCGAGCTCTTCATCGGTCGTCACGAGGACGGCAGTTGGCCCGACGAGGTCAACGAGCGTCGTTGGGAGGACTTCTATGCAGAAGGCAATGCATGGCAGTACCTCTGGCTCGCTCCCCACGACGTCGACGGGCTCGCCGAGACGATGGGCGGGCGCGACCGGATGATCGAGCGCCTCGCGTTCTTCTTCGAGCAGAGCGAGGCGGAGCGGCGGACGATCGGACCGCCTGCGTGGTACTGGCACGGCAACGAGCCCGATCTGCACGCGCCCTATCTGTTCGCGGCGCTCGGCGATCACGCGCGCAGCGCGCGCTGGGCGGCATGGGCGCGGCGCACGTTCTACGGCGACACGCCCGAGGGCCTGCCGGGCAACGACGACGGCGGGACGATGAGCGCCTGGTACCTCTTCGCGAGCCTCGGGCTCTATCCGATGGCGGGCGACGACGACTTCGTGCTCGGCACGCCGCTGTGGACGCGCGCGGTGGTGCACCTCGAGGGCGGCGATCTGGTGATCGAAGCGCCCGAGGCGAGCGCGCACGCGGTGTACGCGCGATCGATGTCGTGGAACGGCACGACGGTCGAGGGCACGCGCATCGAGCACGCGGACATCGCGGCCGGAGGAACGCTCTCGTTCGAGATGAGCGCGAGCCCCGAGTGA